The following coding sequences lie in one Pempheris klunzingeri isolate RE-2024b chromosome 13, fPemKlu1.hap1, whole genome shotgun sequence genomic window:
- the arg2 gene encoding arginase-2, mitochondrial has protein sequence MALRGQTLRLLRTQLSHTWQQSRAQSVAVLGAPFSRGQKRRGVEHGPKVIRDAGLMDRLSCLDYTVHDFGDLSFHHLEKDEPYMDVKFPRTVGAANKMLSGAVSRAVGAGHTLVMLGGDHSLAIGSVAGHAQQCPDLCLIWVDAHADVNTPMTSPSGNLHGQPVAFMLKELQDKMPDIPGFSWTKPFLSSRDLVYIGLRDVDPGEHHILKNLGIQYFTMRDIDRLGIQRVMEVTLDHLLARKQRPIHLSFDIDAFDPSLAPATGTPVNGGLTYREGIYVTEEIHNTGLLSVMDLVEVNPVLGASPEAVEATASLAVDVIASSLGQTREGAPAVIDEIPPVKDDTEQLRL, from the exons ATGGCTTTAAGGGGACAAACGCTCCGTCTGCTGAGAACTCAACTCAGCCACACATGGCAACAAAGCAGGGCGCAATCCGTGGCTGTGCTGGGCGCTCCTTTCTCAAGAGGACAG AAAAGAAGAGGCGTGGAGCACGGTCCGAAGGTGATCAGAGATGCGGGGCTCATGGACAGGCTGTCCTGTTTAG ACTACACAGTCCACGACTTCGGCGACCTCAGCTTCCACCACCTTGAGAAGGACGAACCGTACATGGATGTAAAGTTTCCCCGCACTGTCGGTGCAGCAAATAAGATGCTATCTGGCGCAGTGAGCAGAGCTGTCGGTGCTGGGCACACCCTCGTCATGCTGGGAGGTGATCACAG CCTTGCTATTGGATCAGTGGCGGGCCATGCCCAGCAGTGTCCTGACCTGTGTCTCATCTGGGTCGATGCTCATGCAGATGTAAATACGCCCATGACGTCTCCATCAGGAAATCTCCACGGGCAGCCTGTGGCGTTCATGCTCAAAGAGCTGCAAGACAAG ATGCCAGATATCCCAGGGTTCTCCTGGACAAAGCCGTTCCTCTCCTCGAGGGACCTGGTGTACATTGGACTGCGGGACGTTGACCCCGGAGAGCA CCACATCCTGAAGAACTTGGGTATCCAGTACTTCACCATGAGGGATATCGACAGACTAGGCATCCAAAGGGTCATGGAAGTCACTCTTGATCATCTTCTGGCAAG AAAACAGCGGCCGATTCACTTGAGCTTTGACATCGATGCGTTCGACCCGTCTCTGGCTCCAGCCACAGGAACACCAGTGAACGGAGGTTTGACCTACAGGGAGGGAATCTACGTCACAGAGGAAATCCATAACACAG GTCTGCTGTCGGTCATGGACCTGGTAGAAGTAAACCCCGTGCTGGGGGCCAGCCCTGAAGCCGTGGAGGCCACCGCCTCTTTAGCGGTTGACGTCATTGCGTCGTCTCTGGGACAGACGAGGGAAGGCGCTCCAGCAGTCATCGACGAGATCCCTCCTGTGAAGGACGACACAGAGCAGCTCCGCCTCTGA
- the rbm25a gene encoding RNA-binding protein 25 isoform X1, giving the protein MSYPPPINRQQIGIPQLPPRIPPPQYGGFAQAVPPGTPMIPVHMGVVTPTPTVLVPTTITVAQKPVLPKKDPGSIRAKDTEDNSGPTTTVFVGNISEKASDMLVRQLLAKCGIVLSWKRVQGASGKLQAFGFCEYKEPESTLRALRLLHELLLGDKKLLVKVDAKTKAQLDEWKAKKRSANGGASGGSKNGDEDEEEVLDEETLHRDQVVKGAIDVLIREYASELNAPSQDPDSQPRNKKRKEKKEEEDINAMEMEDDKRDLISREISKFRDTHKKLEEEKGKKEKERLEIERERRERDKERERERERRDREKEKERERERDKERERDRDRDRERERDRERERTKERERERERERSRDVSEDRSRSRERTREDKKRDREEDEEDVYERRRLERRLRDKEAAYQERLKNWEIRERKKGRDYSKETEREDERRREMMKEAKRLKEFLEDYDDDRDDPKYYRGSALQKRLRDREKETELDERDRKREKEELEEIRQRLLAEGHPDPDAELQRMEEEAERRRQPPLKLEPEEDVNQEKPHKERDRDRDREKRGSGRPAEPMPRGPPQHSDDDVVEGEEDDYHDGEESQEAKPQLKPIMRPITTAPSVSSASGNATPNSPGNESPCGIIIPGENTPEVQPPEEQRPKIGLSLKLGATNSPSQLNVGKRKKLATVESVFNKFDDEEADEQPRKRKLVPLDYGDDDKSLGLDGAEISGAKGSINTEEKRKHIKSLIEKIPTARPELFSYPLDWTMVDSTLMDRRIRPWINKKIIEYIGEEEPTLVDFVCSKVMAHSTPQGILDDVAMVLDEEAEVFIVKMWRLLIYETEAKKIGLVK; this is encoded by the exons ATGTCTTACCCTCCTCCCATCAACCGCCAGCAGATTGGTATCCCGCAGTTACCTCCCAGGATCCCACCTCCTCAGTATGGGGGGTTTGCCCAGGCTGTCCCGCCAG GTACTCCCATGATCCCAGTTCATATGGGTGTAGTGACGCCCACACCCACA GTTCTTGTCCCGACCACAATTACTGTAGCACAGAAGCCAGTGCTTCCAAAGAAGGACCCTGGCAGCATCAGAGCcaaggacacagaggacaacaGTGGCCCCACCACCACTGTGTTTGTAGGGAACATCTCTGAAAAGGCATCTGACATGCTGGTCAGACAGCTCCTAGCG AAATGTGGTATTGTTCTAAGCTGGAAAAGGGTCCAAGGTGCCTCTGGGAAACTTCAAG CCTTTGGGTTCTGTGAGTACAAGGAGCCTGAGTCCACACTGCGAGCCCTCAGACTTCTGCACGAGTTGCTCTTAGGTGACAAAAAGCTGTTGGTCAAAGTAGATGCCAAGACTAAAGCCCAGCTAGATGAGTGGAAGGCGAAGAAGAGGAGTGCCAATGGG GGAGCCAGTGGTGGATCAAAGAATGGGGacgaagatgaggaggaggttcTTGATGAAGAAACTCTGCATCGGGACCAGGTTGTGAAAGGGGCAATAGACGTCCTCATCCGAGAGTATGCAAGTGAGCTCAATGCTCCCTCACAGGACCCTGACAGTCAACCTCGCAACAAGAAGcggaaagagaagaaagaggag GAGGATATCAATGCCATGGAGATGGAAGATGACAAACGAGACTTGATTTCCAGAGAGATCAGTAAATTTCGCGACACACACAAG aaactggaggaggaaaaaggaaagaaagaaaaagagcgCCTGGAGATCGagagggaaaggagagagagggacaaagagCGGGAGCGCGAGAGGGAGCGCCGTGACcgtgagaaagagaaggaaagggagagggagagggacaaGGAGCGGGAAAGAGACCGAGATCGCGACCGCGAACGTGAGAGAGATCGCGAGCGTGAGAGGACAAAggagcgagagcgagagagggagcgTGAGAGGAGTCGAGACGTCAGTGAAGATCGCAGCAGATCGAG AGAGAGGACTAGAGAAGATAAAAAACGAGACCgcgaagaagatgaggaggacgTATATGAACGAAGGAGACTTGAGAGGAGGCTTAGAGACAAGGAGGCGGCTTATCAAGAA cgcCTGAAAAACTGGGAGATCCGCGAGAGGAAGAAGGGTCGTGACTACagcaaagaaacagagagagaagacgagAGGCGTCGTGAAATG ATGAAAGAAGCCAAAAGACTGAAAGAATTTCTTGAAGATTATGACGACGACAGAGATGACCCAAAATACTACAG GGGCAGCGCTTTGCAGAAGCGACTTCGTGACCGAGAAAAGGAGACTGAATTGGACGAGCGAGACcggaagagggagaaggaggagctggaggagatcaGACAGAGGCTTCTGGCTGAAGGTCACCCTGACCCTGACGCTGAGCTGCAGAGG atggaggaggaggcagagcgcAGGCGACAGCCTCCCCTGAAACTTGAGCCCGAGGAGGATGTGAACCAGGAGAAGCCCCACAAGGAACGGGACAGGGATCGCGATCGGGAGAAGAGAGGGTCTGGAAGGCCTGCAGAGCCGATGCCTCGAGGCCCCCCACAGCATTCAGACGATGACGtcgtggagggggaggaggatgacTACCACGATGGCGAGGAGTCACAAGAGGCCAAGCCGCAACTCAAACCCATCATGCGACCAATCACTACTGctccctctgtgtcctctgccAGTGGGAACGCAACTCCAAACTCACCCGGCAACGAATCTCCCTGCGGCATCATCATTCCAGGCGAGAACACTCCCGAGGTCCAACCTCCCGAAGAGCAACGGCCCAAGATTGGTCTCAGTCTCAAACTGG GTGCCACCAACAGTCCCAGCCAGCTCAACGTTGGAAAGCGAAAGAAGCTGGCGACCGTGGAAAGCGTTTTCAACAAGTTTGATGATGAGGAGGCCGATGAGCAGCCTCGCAAAAGGAAACTGGTTCCACTGGACTACGGTGATGATGACAAGAGTCTGGGGCTGGATGGGGCAGAAATTTCAGGGGCCAAAGGAAGCATTAACACAGAGGAGAAACGTAAACACATAAAGAGCCTTATTGAGAAGATCCCCACGGCCAGGCCTGAGCTCTTCTCCTACCCTCTGGACTGGACCATGGTGGACTCG ACTCTGATGGATCGACGCATTAGACCATGGATCAATAAGAAGATTATTGAATACATCGGTGAGGAGGAGCCCACATTGGTGGATTTCGTCTGTTCAAAG gTCATGGCACACAGCACCCCTCAGGGTATTCTTGATGATGTTGCTATG GTTCTCGATGAAGAAGCAGAAGTCTTCATAGTAAAAATGTGGAGGCTGTTGATATATGAAACAGAGGCAAAGAAGATCGGACTGGTGAAATAA
- the rbm25a gene encoding RNA-binding protein 25 isoform X2 → MSYPPPINRQQIGIPQLPPRIPPPQYGGFAQAVPPGTPMIPVHMGVVTPTPTVLVPTTITVAQKPVLPKKDPGSIRAKDTEDNSGPTTTVFVGNISEKASDMLVRQLLAKCGIVLSWKRVQGASGKLQAFGFCEYKEPESTLRALRLLHELLLGDKKLLVKVDAKTKAQLDEWKAKKRSANGGASGGSKNGDEDEEEVLDEETLHRDQVVKGAIDVLIREYASELNAPSQDPDSQPRNKKRKEKKEEDINAMEMEDDKRDLISREISKFRDTHKKLEEEKGKKEKERLEIERERRERDKERERERERRDREKEKERERERDKERERDRDRDRERERDRERERTKERERERERERSRDVSEDRSRSRERTREDKKRDREEDEEDVYERRRLERRLRDKEAAYQERLKNWEIRERKKGRDYSKETEREDERRREMMKEAKRLKEFLEDYDDDRDDPKYYRGSALQKRLRDREKETELDERDRKREKEELEEIRQRLLAEGHPDPDAELQRMEEEAERRRQPPLKLEPEEDVNQEKPHKERDRDRDREKRGSGRPAEPMPRGPPQHSDDDVVEGEEDDYHDGEESQEAKPQLKPIMRPITTAPSVSSASGNATPNSPGNESPCGIIIPGENTPEVQPPEEQRPKIGLSLKLGATNSPSQLNVGKRKKLATVESVFNKFDDEEADEQPRKRKLVPLDYGDDDKSLGLDGAEISGAKGSINTEEKRKHIKSLIEKIPTARPELFSYPLDWTMVDSTLMDRRIRPWINKKIIEYIGEEEPTLVDFVCSKVMAHSTPQGILDDVAMVLDEEAEVFIVKMWRLLIYETEAKKIGLVK, encoded by the exons ATGTCTTACCCTCCTCCCATCAACCGCCAGCAGATTGGTATCCCGCAGTTACCTCCCAGGATCCCACCTCCTCAGTATGGGGGGTTTGCCCAGGCTGTCCCGCCAG GTACTCCCATGATCCCAGTTCATATGGGTGTAGTGACGCCCACACCCACA GTTCTTGTCCCGACCACAATTACTGTAGCACAGAAGCCAGTGCTTCCAAAGAAGGACCCTGGCAGCATCAGAGCcaaggacacagaggacaacaGTGGCCCCACCACCACTGTGTTTGTAGGGAACATCTCTGAAAAGGCATCTGACATGCTGGTCAGACAGCTCCTAGCG AAATGTGGTATTGTTCTAAGCTGGAAAAGGGTCCAAGGTGCCTCTGGGAAACTTCAAG CCTTTGGGTTCTGTGAGTACAAGGAGCCTGAGTCCACACTGCGAGCCCTCAGACTTCTGCACGAGTTGCTCTTAGGTGACAAAAAGCTGTTGGTCAAAGTAGATGCCAAGACTAAAGCCCAGCTAGATGAGTGGAAGGCGAAGAAGAGGAGTGCCAATGGG GGAGCCAGTGGTGGATCAAAGAATGGGGacgaagatgaggaggaggttcTTGATGAAGAAACTCTGCATCGGGACCAGGTTGTGAAAGGGGCAATAGACGTCCTCATCCGAGAGTATGCAAGTGAGCTCAATGCTCCCTCACAGGACCCTGACAGTCAACCTCGCAACAAGAAGcggaaagagaagaaagaggag GATATCAATGCCATGGAGATGGAAGATGACAAACGAGACTTGATTTCCAGAGAGATCAGTAAATTTCGCGACACACACAAG aaactggaggaggaaaaaggaaagaaagaaaaagagcgCCTGGAGATCGagagggaaaggagagagagggacaaagagCGGGAGCGCGAGAGGGAGCGCCGTGACcgtgagaaagagaaggaaagggagagggagagggacaaGGAGCGGGAAAGAGACCGAGATCGCGACCGCGAACGTGAGAGAGATCGCGAGCGTGAGAGGACAAAggagcgagagcgagagagggagcgTGAGAGGAGTCGAGACGTCAGTGAAGATCGCAGCAGATCGAG AGAGAGGACTAGAGAAGATAAAAAACGAGACCgcgaagaagatgaggaggacgTATATGAACGAAGGAGACTTGAGAGGAGGCTTAGAGACAAGGAGGCGGCTTATCAAGAA cgcCTGAAAAACTGGGAGATCCGCGAGAGGAAGAAGGGTCGTGACTACagcaaagaaacagagagagaagacgagAGGCGTCGTGAAATG ATGAAAGAAGCCAAAAGACTGAAAGAATTTCTTGAAGATTATGACGACGACAGAGATGACCCAAAATACTACAG GGGCAGCGCTTTGCAGAAGCGACTTCGTGACCGAGAAAAGGAGACTGAATTGGACGAGCGAGACcggaagagggagaaggaggagctggaggagatcaGACAGAGGCTTCTGGCTGAAGGTCACCCTGACCCTGACGCTGAGCTGCAGAGG atggaggaggaggcagagcgcAGGCGACAGCCTCCCCTGAAACTTGAGCCCGAGGAGGATGTGAACCAGGAGAAGCCCCACAAGGAACGGGACAGGGATCGCGATCGGGAGAAGAGAGGGTCTGGAAGGCCTGCAGAGCCGATGCCTCGAGGCCCCCCACAGCATTCAGACGATGACGtcgtggagggggaggaggatgacTACCACGATGGCGAGGAGTCACAAGAGGCCAAGCCGCAACTCAAACCCATCATGCGACCAATCACTACTGctccctctgtgtcctctgccAGTGGGAACGCAACTCCAAACTCACCCGGCAACGAATCTCCCTGCGGCATCATCATTCCAGGCGAGAACACTCCCGAGGTCCAACCTCCCGAAGAGCAACGGCCCAAGATTGGTCTCAGTCTCAAACTGG GTGCCACCAACAGTCCCAGCCAGCTCAACGTTGGAAAGCGAAAGAAGCTGGCGACCGTGGAAAGCGTTTTCAACAAGTTTGATGATGAGGAGGCCGATGAGCAGCCTCGCAAAAGGAAACTGGTTCCACTGGACTACGGTGATGATGACAAGAGTCTGGGGCTGGATGGGGCAGAAATTTCAGGGGCCAAAGGAAGCATTAACACAGAGGAGAAACGTAAACACATAAAGAGCCTTATTGAGAAGATCCCCACGGCCAGGCCTGAGCTCTTCTCCTACCCTCTGGACTGGACCATGGTGGACTCG ACTCTGATGGATCGACGCATTAGACCATGGATCAATAAGAAGATTATTGAATACATCGGTGAGGAGGAGCCCACATTGGTGGATTTCGTCTGTTCAAAG gTCATGGCACACAGCACCCCTCAGGGTATTCTTGATGATGTTGCTATG GTTCTCGATGAAGAAGCAGAAGTCTTCATAGTAAAAATGTGGAGGCTGTTGATATATGAAACAGAGGCAAAGAAGATCGGACTGGTGAAATAA
- the slc39a9 gene encoding zinc transporter ZIP9, translating to MDDFSSISLLSLAMLVGCYVAGTIPLAVNFSEEKLKLITVLGAGLLCGTALAVIIPEGVHALYEEILEGGHHSHSHGQVGVVEVSEPKGEADTALSASGKHEHSHEQLHACIGVSLVLGFVFMLLVDQIGSSHVHNTDDPESARVTSSKITTTLGLVVHAAADGVALGAAASTSQTSVQLIVFVAIMLHKAPAAFGLVSFLMHAGLERNRIRKHLLVFALAAPVLAMLTFLGLSQSSKEALSDINATGVAMLFSAGTFLYVATVHVLPEVGGGGHSHAPAGGNGGKGLSKVEVGALVLGCLIPLVLSVGHHH from the exons ATGGACGATTTTAGCTCGATCAGCCTGCTGTCTCTTGCGATGTTGGTGGGATGTTATGTGGCCGGGACGATACCGTTAGCAGTCAACTTCTCAGAG GAAAAGCTGAAGCTGATCACTGTGCTGGGAGCAGGGCTGCTGTGTGGGACTGCACTAGCTGTTATCATTCCTGAGGGGGTCCACGCACTTTATGAGGAAATCCTAGAAG GCGGtcaccacagccacagccatGGCCAGGTTGGAGTTGTGGAAGTGTCAGAGCCGAAGGGTGAAGCAGATACAGCCCTTAGTGCCAGCGGGAAACATGAGCACAGTCACGAGCAGCTTCATGCCTGCATCGGGGTGTCCCTGGTCCTGGGCTTCGTCTTTATGTTACTGGTGGACCAGATAGGCAGTTCTCATGTGCACAACACTGATG ATCCAGAGTCAGCAAGAGTCACCTCGTCGAAAATCACCACCACCCTCGGTCTCGTGGTCCACGCTGCAG CTGACGGGGTGGCTCtaggagctgctgcctctacGTCTCAGACCAGcgttcagctcattgtttttgtaGCCATCATGCTGCATAAG GCTCCAGCAGCGTTCGGCCTTGTATCATTCCTGATGCATGCTGGTCTTGAGAGGAACCGAATCCGCAAACATCTCCTGGTCTTTGCCCTGGCGGCGCCTGTCCTCGCCATGCTCACCTTTTTAGGCCTCAGTCAG AGCAGCAAGGAGGCCCTGTCAGACATCAACGCCACCGGTGTCGCCATGCTCTTCTCTGCTGGCACCTTCCTCTACGTGGCCACCGTCCACGTCCTCCCTGAAGTCGGGGGCGGCGGCCACAGCCATGCGCCTGCTGGAGGGAACGGAGGCAAAGGACTAAgcaaggtggaggtgggagCACTGGTGCTGGGCTGCCTCATTCCTCTGGTTCTGTCTGTGGGTCACCATCATTAG